The following are from one region of the Thermococcus cleftensis genome:
- a CDS encoding carbamoyltransferase family protein, whose protein sequence is MILGIHDGHDAGAVLIEGERIFAVNEERLNRVKKFRGFPKLSVEKVLEMAGVEPGDVEVIAVAGIFRKQKRLLELEENLKAIFGPDFKRKVIFVEHHLAHSASAYYTSGWRDALAISIDAAGDGLSSSIYVARDGEMIRIAQSTYIDSLGDFYASVTELLGFKPMRHEGKVMSLAAYGRPAYDLSAIIELNGLSFDNHLKVIGVEATRRLAELFHYPFSKAREIANQMKRGKLDGELQKKAIDIAASAQRHLEMLIGELGLKLKGYGLPLAYAGGVAQNVKANAVLRQVFGDGNLWVFPAMDDGGLAFGAAVFVKAQMDRLDGRWRPFRLEHVYLGPAYRKEEVEEFLRREGLEFEEVDAGFVADALAEGKLVGFFQGAMEFGPRALGNRSILADPRDERVKERLNVALKRDVFQPFAPSLLWEKAGEYLEDLNGLPNEFMTMSYAASDEFRKLAPAVVHVDGTTRPQAVRKEVNPVYYEVIKAFERRTGLGAVLNTSFNMHGEPIVCSPEDALRTFRAAELDVLVVEGLAVWKEGP, encoded by the coding sequence ATGATACTCGGGATCCACGACGGTCACGACGCCGGAGCGGTGCTGATAGAAGGAGAGAGAATTTTCGCGGTGAACGAGGAGAGGCTGAACAGGGTCAAGAAGTTCAGGGGCTTCCCAAAGCTGAGCGTCGAGAAGGTCCTCGAGATGGCGGGTGTTGAGCCTGGAGACGTCGAGGTCATAGCGGTAGCTGGGATCTTCAGGAAGCAGAAACGCCTCCTTGAGCTTGAGGAGAACCTGAAGGCAATTTTTGGGCCGGACTTCAAGAGGAAAGTCATCTTCGTCGAGCATCATTTAGCGCACTCGGCCTCGGCCTACTACACCTCGGGCTGGCGCGATGCCCTGGCAATCAGCATAGACGCGGCCGGCGACGGGCTCAGCTCGTCAATCTACGTGGCGAGAGATGGCGAGATGATCAGGATTGCCCAGAGCACCTACATCGACTCCCTCGGCGACTTCTATGCCTCGGTTACTGAACTTTTAGGCTTCAAACCGATGCGCCACGAGGGAAAGGTGATGAGCCTCGCCGCCTATGGAAGGCCGGCCTACGATTTGAGCGCGATAATCGAGCTGAACGGGCTGAGCTTCGACAACCACCTCAAGGTCATCGGCGTGGAAGCGACGAGAAGGCTGGCGGAGCTCTTCCACTATCCATTCTCAAAGGCGAGGGAGATAGCAAACCAGATGAAGCGCGGGAAGCTCGACGGCGAGCTCCAGAAGAAGGCGATAGATATAGCGGCCAGCGCTCAACGGCACCTTGAGATGCTCATCGGGGAGCTGGGGCTCAAGCTGAAGGGCTATGGCCTTCCGCTCGCCTACGCCGGAGGGGTCGCCCAGAACGTAAAAGCCAACGCCGTTTTGAGGCAAGTCTTCGGGGACGGCAACCTCTGGGTCTTTCCGGCGATGGACGACGGAGGCTTGGCCTTCGGTGCGGCAGTCTTCGTGAAAGCTCAGATGGACAGGCTCGACGGAAGATGGAGGCCCTTCAGGCTTGAGCACGTCTACCTCGGGCCGGCCTATAGGAAGGAGGAAGTTGAGGAGTTCCTGAGGAGGGAAGGCCTCGAGTTTGAGGAGGTTGATGCCGGCTTCGTGGCCGATGCATTGGCGGAGGGAAAACTCGTCGGCTTCTTCCAGGGGGCAATGGAGTTCGGGCCGAGGGCCCTGGGCAACCGCTCGATTTTAGCTGACCCCCGCGATGAGCGCGTGAAGGAGAGACTAAACGTGGCCTTAAAACGCGACGTCTTCCAGCCCTTTGCGCCCTCCCTGCTGTGGGAGAAGGCAGGGGAATACCTTGAAGACCTCAACGGTCTGCCTAACGAGTTCATGACGATGAGCTACGCGGCCAGCGATGAGTTCAGGAAGCTCGCCCCCGCTGTGGTTCACGTTGATGGCACGACGAGGCCCCAGGCGGTGAGGAAAGAGGTTAATCCGGTTTACTACGAAGTCATCAAGGCCTTCGAGCGCAGAACCGGGCTCGGGGCGGTTCTAAACACGAGCTTCAACATGCACGGCGAGCCGATAGTCTGCTCACCCGAGGACGCTCTGAGAACCTTTAGAGCCGCTGAGCTGGACGTTCTGGTTGTTGAGGGGCTCGCGGTTTGGAAGGAGGGCCCTTGA
- the proS gene encoding proline--tRNA ligase, with protein MAKVRREKWSENFSEWYNELIETAGIQDKRYPVKGMNIWLPYGLKIMRNIERFIHSEMERTGHEEVLFPALIPETEFQKEAEHIKGFEDEVYWVTHAGLDPLDIRLILRPTSETAMYSMFSLWIRSHADLPFKVYQIVNTYRYETKHTRPLIRVREISRFFEAHTAHDSYEDAERQIKEDLEIFDRLAKFLALPYIVSKRPEWDKFPGAYYSLGAEIMMPDGRTLQIGTMHNYRQNFAKAYNIQYETETGEHEFVHQTTFGMSERLLAAVIAVHGDDNGMVLPPTIAPIQVVIVPIPKKDAEADVFAYAREIAEELRNAGLRVHVDERDIRPGRKYYDWELKGVPLRIEVGPRDVEGRKAVLARRDTLEKVTVERDAIVEEVRKTLDEIHENLHNRAREFLESHIKRVDTIEEARAVFDDRRGIVEIPWCGDEECGLKMEEELDAKMLGTPYPEDKAKEGIEGRKCPVCGREAKFIARFARTY; from the coding sequence ATGGCCAAGGTAAGGCGGGAAAAGTGGAGCGAGAACTTCAGCGAGTGGTACAACGAGCTGATCGAGACGGCGGGAATCCAGGACAAGCGCTATCCGGTCAAGGGAATGAACATCTGGCTCCCCTACGGGCTCAAGATAATGCGCAACATCGAGCGCTTTATCCACTCCGAGATGGAGAGAACCGGCCACGAGGAGGTTCTCTTCCCTGCCCTCATTCCGGAAACCGAGTTCCAGAAGGAGGCCGAGCACATAAAGGGCTTCGAGGACGAGGTCTACTGGGTGACGCATGCCGGTTTAGACCCGCTGGATATCAGGCTGATCCTCCGCCCGACGAGCGAAACCGCGATGTACTCGATGTTCTCCCTCTGGATCCGCTCCCACGCTGATTTACCCTTCAAGGTTTACCAGATAGTGAACACCTACCGCTATGAGACCAAGCACACAAGGCCCCTGATAAGGGTCAGGGAGATAAGCAGGTTCTTTGAGGCCCACACAGCCCACGACAGCTACGAGGACGCCGAAAGGCAGATCAAGGAGGACCTCGAGATATTCGACCGCCTCGCGAAGTTCTTGGCCTTGCCCTACATAGTCTCCAAGCGCCCCGAGTGGGACAAGTTCCCCGGGGCTTACTACTCGCTCGGAGCCGAGATAATGATGCCCGACGGCAGGACGCTCCAGATAGGGACGATGCACAATTACCGCCAGAACTTCGCCAAGGCCTACAACATACAGTACGAGACTGAAACCGGCGAGCACGAGTTCGTCCACCAGACGACCTTTGGAATGAGCGAGCGCCTTTTGGCGGCGGTCATAGCCGTGCACGGCGACGACAACGGAATGGTCCTCCCGCCGACGATAGCCCCCATACAGGTCGTCATCGTCCCGATTCCGAAGAAGGACGCCGAGGCCGATGTATTCGCCTACGCGAGGGAGATAGCGGAGGAGCTCAGAAACGCTGGCCTCAGGGTTCACGTGGACGAGCGCGATATAAGGCCGGGCAGGAAGTACTACGACTGGGAGCTCAAGGGCGTTCCGCTCAGGATAGAGGTCGGCCCGAGGGACGTTGAGGGGAGGAAAGCCGTCCTCGCGAGGCGCGATACCCTTGAAAAGGTCACCGTCGAGCGCGATGCCATCGTTGAAGAGGTCAGGAAGACCCTCGACGAGATCCACGAGAACCTCCACAACAGGGCCAGGGAGTTCCTCGAGAGCCACATCAAGCGCGTCGATACCATCGAGGAGGCCAGAGCGGTCTTCGATGACAGGCGCGGAATAGTTGAGATCCCCTGGTGCGGTGACGAGGAGTGCGGCCTCAAGATGGAGGAAGAACTTGACGCCAAGATGCTTGGAACTCCCTATCCCGAGGATAAGGCCAAAGAAGGCATCGAGGGCAGGAAGTGCCCGGTCTGCGGCAGGGAGGCCAAGTTCATCGCGAGGTTCGCGAGAACCTACTGA
- a CDS encoding ATP-binding protein, whose amino-acid sequence MILTSKFIDRERELEFLKDRYGSESAELIILYGRRRIGKTYLLQRFLSEVGGLYLLAEESETVLEDFSEKLADYFNDPVLRENPLRNWRAFFAYLSEKSSERLVVVIDEVQYVAKAHREFLSVLQKYWDTSLSKTKIMLILCGSLVSFMEGILSAKSPVYGRRTGAWKVEEMDFFSARKFHQMSLEEAIHVYAVFGGVPQYWADYNPGLGFWENIRRLVLSKGAKYYDEPKYLLREELRDVSRYFSILRAIALGYNRFGQIADKARIEKNSLGKYLSVLQEMGYVTEEFPVTGGRRGIYRISDNLFAFWFRFVYPLRGEIEMGLDVVEDIKVEFNHYLGFVFEKVAEQFLVGLNRAGRLPFRFTRIGRWWRKSEEIDLLALNERENKVLSIEVKWKELSEREARGILGDLERKIELVGLDGWEKSYGLVARKVDGKESLRSRGWLVWDLEDFEMLNPED is encoded by the coding sequence ATGATACTCACGAGTAAGTTTATTGACCGGGAGCGGGAGCTTGAGTTCCTGAAGGATAGATACGGTTCTGAGAGTGCGGAGCTGATAATTCTCTACGGGCGAAGGAGGATAGGTAAGACCTACCTCCTCCAGCGGTTCCTCTCGGAGGTCGGTGGGCTTTACCTTCTCGCCGAGGAGAGCGAGACCGTTCTCGAGGACTTTTCAGAGAAACTGGCCGATTACTTCAACGATCCGGTGCTGAGGGAGAACCCGTTAAGGAACTGGAGGGCTTTCTTTGCTTATCTCTCTGAAAAAAGCTCGGAAAGACTCGTGGTCGTCATAGACGAGGTTCAGTACGTGGCCAAGGCCCACAGGGAGTTCCTCAGCGTCCTCCAGAAGTACTGGGATACGAGCCTCTCAAAAACGAAGATAATGTTAATCCTCTGCGGCTCTCTTGTTTCGTTCATGGAGGGGATCCTCTCGGCAAAATCGCCGGTGTACGGCAGAAGAACCGGTGCATGGAAGGTTGAGGAGATGGACTTCTTCAGCGCGAGAAAGTTTCACCAGATGAGCCTTGAGGAGGCAATCCATGTTTACGCCGTCTTCGGCGGTGTTCCCCAGTACTGGGCCGACTACAACCCCGGTCTCGGCTTCTGGGAGAACATCAGAAGGCTGGTCCTCTCCAAGGGGGCCAAGTACTACGACGAGCCGAAATACCTCCTCCGCGAGGAGCTGAGGGACGTTTCGCGCTACTTCTCAATTCTCAGAGCGATAGCGCTTGGCTACAACCGCTTCGGCCAGATAGCCGATAAGGCGCGGATTGAAAAGAACTCCCTCGGCAAATACCTCAGTGTTCTTCAGGAGATGGGCTACGTAACTGAGGAGTTCCCAGTTACCGGTGGGAGGAGGGGAATCTACAGGATAAGCGACAACCTCTTCGCCTTCTGGTTCCGTTTCGTTTACCCTCTGCGGGGCGAGATCGAGATGGGCCTCGACGTCGTTGAGGACATCAAGGTGGAGTTCAACCACTACCTCGGCTTCGTCTTCGAGAAAGTCGCCGAGCAGTTTCTGGTCGGGCTGAACAGGGCTGGAAGACTTCCGTTCAGGTTCACCAGGATTGGAAGATGGTGGCGCAAGAGTGAAGAAATCGACCTGCTTGCTCTGAACGAGCGTGAGAACAAGGTTCTGTCCATCGAGGTTAAGTGGAAGGAGCTGAGCGAGAGGGAAGCGAGGGGGATTCTTGGGGACCTTGAAAGAAAGATCGAGCTTGTTGGGCTTGACGGGTGGGAGAAAAGCTATGGGCTTGTTGCGAGGAAGGTTGATGGAAAGGAGAGTCTGAGGAGCAGGGGTTGGCTCGTGTGGGATCTGGAGGATTTTGAAATGCTCAATCCGGAGGACTAA
- a CDS encoding pyrolysin: protein MRKAAAFLAIMMVALVPLAGVAGAATWDYKSFIKQSVAWYYLYQDKEETFNELYNLSVQMNVSNETLQLALELYSNATTEYDQALAYGLPSDGRSLGWIVFSVHIRKAYIYVSEAVEVLEEALKELEAQAA from the coding sequence GTGAGGAAGGCTGCCGCGTTCCTTGCGATTATGATGGTGGCGCTGGTCCCCCTTGCCGGTGTCGCTGGCGCCGCCACCTGGGACTACAAGAGCTTCATCAAGCAGTCCGTGGCCTGGTACTACCTCTACCAGGATAAGGAGGAGACCTTCAACGAGCTTTACAACCTCAGCGTCCAGATGAACGTCAGCAATGAGACCCTTCAGCTGGCCCTCGAGCTCTACAGCAACGCCACCACCGAGTACGACCAGGCCCTCGCCTACGGCCTCCCGAGTGACGGCAGGAGCCTTGGCTGGATCGTCTTCAGCGTCCACATAAGGAAGGCTTACATCTACGTCAGTGAGGCCGTTGAGGTCCTCGAGGAAGCCCTGAAGGAGCTCGAGGCCCAGGCCGCCTGA